Proteins encoded in a region of the Labeo rohita strain BAU-BD-2019 chromosome 22, IGBB_LRoh.1.0, whole genome shotgun sequence genome:
- the cilp2 gene encoding cartilage intermediate layer protein 1 isoform X1 codes for MWDFTVVTLVLSAVFVVSLAQGPIWDSSHLRRLNKTDRNRKLPYNSLVEPQTTGVTEWTSWFNIDHPGGNGDYERLEAIRFYYRERVCSRPVAMEARTTDWVAAADTGEVVHSSLEKGFWCINKEQPSGRSCSNYHVRFQCPPVHSYWTDWSEWTPCSATACNDVGIQVRQRKCMSTQPLPLLLSPVCVGPHIERRECSTPPCEAVWSKWGSWSACSVTCGKGRKTRRRTCHRSSTKIQCTGRPVDVQKCENPCPVACKRVCPGGRPSTDCNYCICDGQILHGEVFSITGVPVPNATVALASQAKVVRAHTDAKGQFKIDGLCTSPQTRVVIKKDKFAPVTLPVSNNSTDELWVRAILRSSEKPYIEKHPEDKVRYEGQRATLCCRAIGSPKPDKYYWYHNGTLLNRTIYKYDEDLILRDLKPEQSGQYHCKATSLTGSIKSTSAVLTVFAKGTPACNATPETHLIKLPLDCKQPGTDSKFYNAGRCPHNKCPGSLDFDMRCRDGSGFCCGVKQMDAREINCGRYILPIKVVSECGCQTCVEPKVLVRGRVVAADNFEPLRFGHIYIGKERIGTTGYQGGFTIQVSPDTQRLVINFVDPSEKFIDTIKVFIFDKRGGAVYHDVKVMRKQEPIDINAAESNTIYLGEIKDEDPIGQLVIPPNSFHKNTGEVYEGTVKASVTFLDPRNITMAAAAPGDLNFVDNEGDMLPLRTYGMFSVDFRDEANQEVLGAGEVQVLLDTEHVKMQEHIPTMKLWSLNPDTGIWEEESNFQPKQTTVAGSGRNKREERTFLIGNMEIRERRLFNLDVPENRRCYVKVRAYMSDKFLPNEQLEGVVINLINLEPKPGYSSNPRAWGRFDSVITGPNGACLPAFCDAQRPDAYTAYVTAIMGGEELEAAPSMPKMNPNIIGVSQPYLGKLDYQRSDHEDPALKKTAFRINLAKPNPNNFDETNGPIYPYQNLIACENAPVDANHFRFFRVEKDKYEYNVVPFEESDLTSWTGDYLSWWPNPQEFRACYIKVKIHGATEIMVRSRNLGGTHPQTRGQLYGIRDIRSTRDLHHPNTSAACLEFKCSGMLFDQGIVDRSLISIIPQGNCRRVGTNGLLQEYLIKHPPVSQNNESHAFNMLAPVDPLGHNYGIYTVTDQNPRVAKEIAIGRCFDGTSDGFSREMKSDSGVALTFSCPKRTVNRESLFQRLQTNPGLTLTQMAREMRESQGLQVRRGSTQMVAYPFGQQGSSQNRRATNTNRRRPATRTEPRQ; via the exons TACTACCGGGAACGGGTCTGCTCACGACCTGTAGCCATGGAGGCCCGTACCACGGACTGGGTTGCAGCTGCGGATACGGGGGAGGTGGTCCATTCCAGTCTGGAGAAGGGCTTCTGGTGCATCAATAAGGAACAGCCATCAGGTCGCAGCTGCTCCAACTACCATGTGCGATTCCAGTGTCCACCAG TCCACTCGTACTGGACCGACTGGAGTGAATGGACGCCTTGCTCGGCCACCGCCTGTAACGATGTTGGCATCCAAGTCCGGCAGAGGAAATGCATGAGCACGCAACCTCTTCCACTGCTGCTTTCGCCTGTCTGCGTGGGGCCTCACATCGAACGGAGAGAGTGTTCAACCCCACCATGTGAAg CTGTGTGGAGCAAATGGGGTTCATGGAGTGCTTGCTCAGTGACCTGTGGGAAAGGTCGCAAGACAAGACGTAGGACATGTCACAGATCTTCTACTAAGATTCAGTGTACAGGACGACCAGTGGACGTCCAAAAGTGTGAAAATCCATGTCCAG tggcATGCAAACGTGTCTGTCCCGGGGGACGTCCCAGTACCGACTGCAACTACTGTATCTGTGATGGACAAATACTACATGGGGAGGTCTTCAGTATTACGGGAGTCCCAGTGCCAAACGCCACGGTGGCTCTGGCTAGCCAAGCCAAGGTCGTCCGTGCCCACACTGATGCCAAGGGTCAGTTTAAGATTGATGGACTGTGCACCAGCCCACAGACCAGAGTGGTTATTAAAAAGGATAAATTTGCACCTGTTACACTCCCCGTTTCCAACAATAGCACTGATGAACTTTGGGTACGGGCTATTTTACGGTCCTCAG AAAAGCCTTACATTGAGAAGCATCCAGAAGACAAAGTGCGTTATGAGGGACAACGTGCAACCCTTTGCTGTAGAGCAATAGGATCACCAAAACCTGACAAATATTACtg GTACCACAATGGAACCTTACTGAATCGCACAATATACAAGTACGACGAAGATTTGATATTGCGGGACCTGAAACCAGAGCAGTCAGGGCAATATCACTGCAAAGCAACTAGTCTGACAGGCAGCATCAAGTCTACTTCAGCCGTCCTAACTGTTTTCG CTAAAGGAACACCAGCATGCAACGCAACACCTGAAACTCATCTGATCAAATTGCCACTGGACTGCAAGCAGCCTGGAACAGACTCCAAGTTTTACAATGCAGGTCGCTGTCCACACAACAAATGCCCTGGGTCATTGGACTTTGACATGCGCTGCAGGGATGGATCTGGCTTCTGCTGTGGGGTCAAACAAATGGATGCCAGAGAGATCAACTGTGGCCGTTACATCCTGCCTATTAAGGTTGTGAGTGAGTGTGGCTGCCAGACTTGTGTGGAACCCAAAGTTCTTGTACGGGGCAGGGTGGTGGCAGCAGACAATTTTGAACCCCTGCGCTTTGGACACATTTACATAGGGAAGGAACGGATAGGCACCACAGGATACCAGGGTGGATTCACAATCCAGGTGTCTCCAGATACACAGCGTCTTGTGATAAACTTTGTGGACCCTTCTGAGAAGTTCATTGACACAATCAAGGTGTTTATCTTTGACAAGAGAGGAGGCGCGGTCTATCATGACGTAAAAGTGATGAGGAAGCAGGAACCTATTGATATCAACGCGGCAGAAAGCAATACCATTTACCTAGGTGAAATCAAAGACGAGGACCCCATCGGTCAACTGGTCATACCTCCAAACTCCTTCCATAAAAACACAGGGGAGGTTTATGAAGGGACCGTCAAGGCCAGCGTCACGTTCCTTGACCCACGCAACATTACTATGGCTGCTGCCGCTCCTGGTGATCTCAACTTTGTAGACAACGAAGGAGACATGTTACCTCTCAGGACATATGGAATGTTTTCAGTAGATTTCCGAGATGAGGCAAACCAGGAGGTTCTAGGAGCCGGCGAAGTCCAAGTTCTCCTTGACACGGAGCATGTAAAAATGCAGGAGCACATCCCTACTATGAAACTCTGGTCCCTCAATCCCGATACAGGCATTTGGGAGGAGGAGAGTAACTTTCAACCCAAGCAAACCACCGTTGCTGGCAGCGGGAGGAACAAACGAGAGGAGCGCACTTTCCTGATAGGAAATATGGAAATCAGGGAACGTAGGTTGTTCAATCTCGATGTGCCTGAGAATCGTCGCTGCTATGTCAAAGTGAGGGCGTACATGAGTGACAAGTTCCTGCCCAACGAGCAACTAGAAGGAGTGGTGATAAACTTGATAAACCTGGAGCCCAAACCTGGCTACTCGTCAAATCCGAGGGCTTGGGGACGATTTGATAGTGTGATAACAGGACCAAACGGTGCTTGTCTTCCAGCTTTTTGTGATGCTCAGAGGCCGGACGCATACACGGCTTACGTCACAGCTATAATGGGAGGTGAGGAACTGGAAGCAGCCCCCTCAATGCCAAAGATGAATCCAAACATTATTGGTGTGTCCCAGCCATATTTAGGGAAGTTAGATTACCAGCGCTCCGATCATGAGGATCCAGCACTTAAGAAAACAGCTTTCCGAATCAACCTTGCCAAACCAAACCCGAACAATTTTGATGAAACGAACGGACCAATCTATCCATATCAGAATTTAATTGCATGTGAAAACGCACCAGTTGATGCCAACCACTTCCGTTTCTTCCGTGTCGAAAAAGATAAATATGAGTACAATGTAGTACCCTTTGAAGAGAGTGACCTCACGTCTTGGACTGGAGACTATCTTTCCTGGTGGCCAAATCCACAGGAGTTCAGGGCTTGCTACATCAAAGTTAAGATTCATGGAGCTACAGAAATCATGGTAAGGTCAAGAAACCTTGGCGGCACTCATCCTCAGACAAGAGGTCAGCTGTATGGCATTAGAGACATTCGTAGTACCCGCGACTTGCACCATCCGAACACCTCTGCTGCTTGTCTTGAGTTCAAGTGCAGCGGGATGCTCTTTGATCAAGGTATTGTAGACAGGTCACTAATTTCTATCATCCCACAAGGTAACTGCCGTCGAGTAGGCACCAACGGTCTCCTGCAAGAGTATCTGATAAAGCATCCTCCTGTTTCTCAAAACAATGAGTCTCATGCATTTAACATGCTAGCTCCTGTTGATCCACTTGGACACAACTATGGAATATACACCGTCACAGACCAGAACCCACGTGTTGCCAAAGAGATTGCCATTGGCCGCTGCTTTGATGGCACTTCAGACGGTTTTTCTAGGGAGATGAAGTCAGATTCTGGAGTGGCACTGACGTTCAGCTGCCCTAAAAGAACTGTGAATCGGGAGAGCTTATTCCAGCGCTTGCAAACAAATCCTGGCCTAACACTAACACAGATGGCACGAGAGATGAGGGAGTCCCAGGGACTGCAAGTCAGAAGAGGGTCAACCCAAATGGTGGCCTACCCCTTTGGCCAACAGGGCAGTAGCCAAAACCGCAGAGCCACGAACACTAACAGAAGGAGACCTGCTACAAGGACAGAACCAAGGCAGTAG
- the cilp2 gene encoding cartilage intermediate layer protein 1 isoform X2 has translation MEARTTDWVAAADTGEVVHSSLEKGFWCINKEQPSGRSCSNYHVRFQCPPVHSYWTDWSEWTPCSATACNDVGIQVRQRKCMSTQPLPLLLSPVCVGPHIERRECSTPPCEAVWSKWGSWSACSVTCGKGRKTRRRTCHRSSTKIQCTGRPVDVQKCENPCPVACKRVCPGGRPSTDCNYCICDGQILHGEVFSITGVPVPNATVALASQAKVVRAHTDAKGQFKIDGLCTSPQTRVVIKKDKFAPVTLPVSNNSTDELWVRAILRSSEKPYIEKHPEDKVRYEGQRATLCCRAIGSPKPDKYYWYHNGTLLNRTIYKYDEDLILRDLKPEQSGQYHCKATSLTGSIKSTSAVLTVFAKGTPACNATPETHLIKLPLDCKQPGTDSKFYNAGRCPHNKCPGSLDFDMRCRDGSGFCCGVKQMDAREINCGRYILPIKVVSECGCQTCVEPKVLVRGRVVAADNFEPLRFGHIYIGKERIGTTGYQGGFTIQVSPDTQRLVINFVDPSEKFIDTIKVFIFDKRGGAVYHDVKVMRKQEPIDINAAESNTIYLGEIKDEDPIGQLVIPPNSFHKNTGEVYEGTVKASVTFLDPRNITMAAAAPGDLNFVDNEGDMLPLRTYGMFSVDFRDEANQEVLGAGEVQVLLDTEHVKMQEHIPTMKLWSLNPDTGIWEEESNFQPKQTTVAGSGRNKREERTFLIGNMEIRERRLFNLDVPENRRCYVKVRAYMSDKFLPNEQLEGVVINLINLEPKPGYSSNPRAWGRFDSVITGPNGACLPAFCDAQRPDAYTAYVTAIMGGEELEAAPSMPKMNPNIIGVSQPYLGKLDYQRSDHEDPALKKTAFRINLAKPNPNNFDETNGPIYPYQNLIACENAPVDANHFRFFRVEKDKYEYNVVPFEESDLTSWTGDYLSWWPNPQEFRACYIKVKIHGATEIMVRSRNLGGTHPQTRGQLYGIRDIRSTRDLHHPNTSAACLEFKCSGMLFDQGIVDRSLISIIPQGNCRRVGTNGLLQEYLIKHPPVSQNNESHAFNMLAPVDPLGHNYGIYTVTDQNPRVAKEIAIGRCFDGTSDGFSREMKSDSGVALTFSCPKRTVNRESLFQRLQTNPGLTLTQMAREMRESQGLQVRRGSTQMVAYPFGQQGSSQNRRATNTNRRRPATRTEPRQ, from the exons ATGGAGGCCCGTACCACGGACTGGGTTGCAGCTGCGGATACGGGGGAGGTGGTCCATTCCAGTCTGGAGAAGGGCTTCTGGTGCATCAATAAGGAACAGCCATCAGGTCGCAGCTGCTCCAACTACCATGTGCGATTCCAGTGTCCACCAG TCCACTCGTACTGGACCGACTGGAGTGAATGGACGCCTTGCTCGGCCACCGCCTGTAACGATGTTGGCATCCAAGTCCGGCAGAGGAAATGCATGAGCACGCAACCTCTTCCACTGCTGCTTTCGCCTGTCTGCGTGGGGCCTCACATCGAACGGAGAGAGTGTTCAACCCCACCATGTGAAg CTGTGTGGAGCAAATGGGGTTCATGGAGTGCTTGCTCAGTGACCTGTGGGAAAGGTCGCAAGACAAGACGTAGGACATGTCACAGATCTTCTACTAAGATTCAGTGTACAGGACGACCAGTGGACGTCCAAAAGTGTGAAAATCCATGTCCAG tggcATGCAAACGTGTCTGTCCCGGGGGACGTCCCAGTACCGACTGCAACTACTGTATCTGTGATGGACAAATACTACATGGGGAGGTCTTCAGTATTACGGGAGTCCCAGTGCCAAACGCCACGGTGGCTCTGGCTAGCCAAGCCAAGGTCGTCCGTGCCCACACTGATGCCAAGGGTCAGTTTAAGATTGATGGACTGTGCACCAGCCCACAGACCAGAGTGGTTATTAAAAAGGATAAATTTGCACCTGTTACACTCCCCGTTTCCAACAATAGCACTGATGAACTTTGGGTACGGGCTATTTTACGGTCCTCAG AAAAGCCTTACATTGAGAAGCATCCAGAAGACAAAGTGCGTTATGAGGGACAACGTGCAACCCTTTGCTGTAGAGCAATAGGATCACCAAAACCTGACAAATATTACtg GTACCACAATGGAACCTTACTGAATCGCACAATATACAAGTACGACGAAGATTTGATATTGCGGGACCTGAAACCAGAGCAGTCAGGGCAATATCACTGCAAAGCAACTAGTCTGACAGGCAGCATCAAGTCTACTTCAGCCGTCCTAACTGTTTTCG CTAAAGGAACACCAGCATGCAACGCAACACCTGAAACTCATCTGATCAAATTGCCACTGGACTGCAAGCAGCCTGGAACAGACTCCAAGTTTTACAATGCAGGTCGCTGTCCACACAACAAATGCCCTGGGTCATTGGACTTTGACATGCGCTGCAGGGATGGATCTGGCTTCTGCTGTGGGGTCAAACAAATGGATGCCAGAGAGATCAACTGTGGCCGTTACATCCTGCCTATTAAGGTTGTGAGTGAGTGTGGCTGCCAGACTTGTGTGGAACCCAAAGTTCTTGTACGGGGCAGGGTGGTGGCAGCAGACAATTTTGAACCCCTGCGCTTTGGACACATTTACATAGGGAAGGAACGGATAGGCACCACAGGATACCAGGGTGGATTCACAATCCAGGTGTCTCCAGATACACAGCGTCTTGTGATAAACTTTGTGGACCCTTCTGAGAAGTTCATTGACACAATCAAGGTGTTTATCTTTGACAAGAGAGGAGGCGCGGTCTATCATGACGTAAAAGTGATGAGGAAGCAGGAACCTATTGATATCAACGCGGCAGAAAGCAATACCATTTACCTAGGTGAAATCAAAGACGAGGACCCCATCGGTCAACTGGTCATACCTCCAAACTCCTTCCATAAAAACACAGGGGAGGTTTATGAAGGGACCGTCAAGGCCAGCGTCACGTTCCTTGACCCACGCAACATTACTATGGCTGCTGCCGCTCCTGGTGATCTCAACTTTGTAGACAACGAAGGAGACATGTTACCTCTCAGGACATATGGAATGTTTTCAGTAGATTTCCGAGATGAGGCAAACCAGGAGGTTCTAGGAGCCGGCGAAGTCCAAGTTCTCCTTGACACGGAGCATGTAAAAATGCAGGAGCACATCCCTACTATGAAACTCTGGTCCCTCAATCCCGATACAGGCATTTGGGAGGAGGAGAGTAACTTTCAACCCAAGCAAACCACCGTTGCTGGCAGCGGGAGGAACAAACGAGAGGAGCGCACTTTCCTGATAGGAAATATGGAAATCAGGGAACGTAGGTTGTTCAATCTCGATGTGCCTGAGAATCGTCGCTGCTATGTCAAAGTGAGGGCGTACATGAGTGACAAGTTCCTGCCCAACGAGCAACTAGAAGGAGTGGTGATAAACTTGATAAACCTGGAGCCCAAACCTGGCTACTCGTCAAATCCGAGGGCTTGGGGACGATTTGATAGTGTGATAACAGGACCAAACGGTGCTTGTCTTCCAGCTTTTTGTGATGCTCAGAGGCCGGACGCATACACGGCTTACGTCACAGCTATAATGGGAGGTGAGGAACTGGAAGCAGCCCCCTCAATGCCAAAGATGAATCCAAACATTATTGGTGTGTCCCAGCCATATTTAGGGAAGTTAGATTACCAGCGCTCCGATCATGAGGATCCAGCACTTAAGAAAACAGCTTTCCGAATCAACCTTGCCAAACCAAACCCGAACAATTTTGATGAAACGAACGGACCAATCTATCCATATCAGAATTTAATTGCATGTGAAAACGCACCAGTTGATGCCAACCACTTCCGTTTCTTCCGTGTCGAAAAAGATAAATATGAGTACAATGTAGTACCCTTTGAAGAGAGTGACCTCACGTCTTGGACTGGAGACTATCTTTCCTGGTGGCCAAATCCACAGGAGTTCAGGGCTTGCTACATCAAAGTTAAGATTCATGGAGCTACAGAAATCATGGTAAGGTCAAGAAACCTTGGCGGCACTCATCCTCAGACAAGAGGTCAGCTGTATGGCATTAGAGACATTCGTAGTACCCGCGACTTGCACCATCCGAACACCTCTGCTGCTTGTCTTGAGTTCAAGTGCAGCGGGATGCTCTTTGATCAAGGTATTGTAGACAGGTCACTAATTTCTATCATCCCACAAGGTAACTGCCGTCGAGTAGGCACCAACGGTCTCCTGCAAGAGTATCTGATAAAGCATCCTCCTGTTTCTCAAAACAATGAGTCTCATGCATTTAACATGCTAGCTCCTGTTGATCCACTTGGACACAACTATGGAATATACACCGTCACAGACCAGAACCCACGTGTTGCCAAAGAGATTGCCATTGGCCGCTGCTTTGATGGCACTTCAGACGGTTTTTCTAGGGAGATGAAGTCAGATTCTGGAGTGGCACTGACGTTCAGCTGCCCTAAAAGAACTGTGAATCGGGAGAGCTTATTCCAGCGCTTGCAAACAAATCCTGGCCTAACACTAACACAGATGGCACGAGAGATGAGGGAGTCCCAGGGACTGCAAGTCAGAAGAGGGTCAACCCAAATGGTGGCCTACCCCTTTGGCCAACAGGGCAGTAGCCAAAACCGCAGAGCCACGAACACTAACAGAAGGAGACCTGCTACAAGGACAGAACCAAGGCAGTAG